From a single Phaenicophaeus curvirostris isolate KB17595 chromosome 23, BPBGC_Pcur_1.0, whole genome shotgun sequence genomic region:
- the GRHL3 gene encoding grainyhead-like protein 3 homolog isoform X2, which yields MSNELDFRSVRLMKNDTTNFQKFPYTNEDEAWKTYLENPLTAATKAMMRVNGDDDSVAALSLLYDYYMVPKEKRILPSGVMGRNELGKRHCHGMEYDPEIASFDGSAHLMKLLSENFSMTQEYCEPQKKNGLSLEGIPAPHKQATLPPGTSKLDASPDNYMVPPGDVYDSSLNSLFETIPVAPLQQRWQPDSTFKEDPQESLLFNDILKPQPEPPCPESYATDGVKSDFEYTLGSPKAIHIKSGDSPMAYLNKGQFYPITLRTAGDSKCLHLSSNKVKSVVMIVFDNEKIPTEQLKFWKHWHSRQPTAKQRVIDVADCKENFNTVQNIEELAYNALSFVWNIHEEAKVFIGVNCLSTDFSSQKGVKGVPLNLQIDTYDYGNGTSQLVHRAVCQIKIFCDKGAERKMRDDERKQFRRKGKCLDSNNNGLKGCLLSGFRGNEITFLRPETDLETQPVLFIPNVHFSNLQRCGTVLSPAVPNSANRLPLKRSGVSFADEFDTIPPKQTKEEDPQRVLLYVRRESEEVFDALMLKTPDLQGLRTAISEKYGLPEESIYKVYKKCKRGILVNMDNNIIQHYSNHMAFLLDMVEAEDKFQIILKEL from the exons TTTTAGATCTGTGCGTCTGATGAAGAATGACACCACGAACTTCCAGAAATTCCCCTATACCAATGAAGATGAAGCCTGGAAAACCTACCTAGAGAACCCCTTGACTGCGGCCACCAAAGCTATGATGAGGGTGAATGGAGATGATGACAGCGTGGCTGCCCTGAGCCTCCTCTATGACTACTACATG GTCCCAAAGGAGAAGAGAATTCTTCCGTCTGGTGTGATGGGACGCAATGAACTAGGAAAGAG GCACTGCCACGGAATGGAGTATGACCCAGAGATTGCATCCTTTGATGGCTCAGCCCATCTCATGAAGCTTTTGTCTGAAAATTTTTCCATGACCCAAGAATATTGTGAGCCACAGAAGAAGAACGGCTTAAGTCTTGAAGGCATCCCTGCTCCTCACAAGCAAGCCACGCTTCCACCAGGCACTAGCAAGCTGGATGCCAGCCCAGACAACTATATGGTCCCTCCAGGGGATGTATATGACAGCTCATTGAACTCCCTCTTCGAGACCATTCCTGTAGCCCCACTGCAGCAGAGGTGGCAGCCAGACAGCACTTTCAAAGAGGATCCCCAGGAG TCGCTACTCTTCAATGATATCCTCAAACCCCAGCCAGAGCCACCTTGTCCCGAGAGTTATGCTACGGATGGTGTTAAGAG TGACTTTGAATACACTCTGGGGTCACCCAAAGCCATTCACATAAAATCTGGAGACTCTCCCATGGCCTACCTCAACAAAGGACAGTTCTACCCCATCACGCTGCGGACAGCCGGAGACAGCAAATGTTTACACTTGTCCTCAaataaagttaag AGTGTTGTGATGATTGTTTTTGACAATGAAAAAATCCCGACAGAGCAGCTTAAGTTCTGGAAGCACTGGCATTCCCGACAGCCCACGGCCAAGCAGAGAGTCATTGACGTTG CTGACTGTAAAGAAAACTTCAACACAGTGCAGAACATCGAGGAGTTAGCCTACAATGCACTATCCTTTGTGTGGAACATCCACGAAGAAGCAAAG GTGTTTATTGGAGTGAATTGCCTGAGTACTGACTTCTCCTCCCAGAAAGGAGTGAAAGGTGTCCCGCTTAACCTCCAGATAGACACTTACGACTACGGCAATGGAACCAGCCAGCTGGTGCACCGTGCTGTCTGCCAGATCAAGATATTCTGCGATAAG ggagcagagaggaaaatgcGGGATGATGAAAGGAAACAGttcagaaggaaaggaaaatgcctGGATTCCAATAACAATG GTCTGAAAGGCTGTTTGCTCTCTGGCTTCAGAGGGAATGAAATCACGTTCCTGAGGCCAGAGACTGACCTCGAAACCCAGCCAGTCCTGTTTATCCCCAACGTCCATTTTTCAAACCTGCAGAGGTGTGGCACG gTGCTCTCCCCTGCTGTTCCCAACTCTGCAAACAG gCTGCCCTTGAAACGGAGTGGTGTCTCATTCGCAGATGAGTTTGACACGATACCTCCAAAGCAAACCAAGGAAGAAGATCCTCAGAGAG TCTTGTTGTACGTGCGAAGGGAATCTGAGGAAGTGTTTGACGCTCTCATGTTGAAGACACCAGATCTTCAGGGCCTCAGAACAGCT atttcagaaaaatatgggCTTCCTGAAGAaagcatttataaagtctaCAAAAAGTGCAAAAGAGG gATCCTGGTGAACATGGACAACAACATCATCCAGCACTACAGCAACCACATGGCCTTTCTCTTGGACATGGtggaagcagaagacaaattcCAGATTATCCTCAAGGAGCTATAA